The Papaver somniferum cultivar HN1 chromosome 3, ASM357369v1, whole genome shotgun sequence genome includes a region encoding these proteins:
- the LOC113360136 gene encoding uncharacterized protein LOC113360136, with product MEEPYDSSHMKMLTFAEMVVGKKFFRTTIDLKTLPKPTVEEGKPALVIPDALFRKGCEIWQYSLIGRLDFKDINFGDVKKSLEEQWMLGVGKVKFVPMSKGFFIIKLSSLEDKMKVNRKEPWFFQQQVLKLQEWFPSFDPTKQKTSHATVWAKFPGLPVELWTEESLLAIAQTLGTPIVVDSKTLNHDYGYFASVLIDINFVESVATEIILTSGGRKFPQVVENPKKPSYCKHCSIIGHAYEDCKNARKVFNKDPKKQSNTQVNIGQHGKKRNQEQQAKELNKQQQQKGVAGTSSNREDTTANEKQNGSIILPAPHANHAIVVNRLESTGANVVNLLWVLVR from the coding sequence ATGGAGGAACCATATGATTCATCACATATGAAGATGTTAACGTTTGCTGAAATGGTTGTTGGAAAGAAATTTTTTAGAACAACCATTGATTTGAAAACGCTTCCAAAACCAACAGTTGAGGAAGGAAAACCGGCTTTGGTTATCCCTGATGCTTTGTTCCGCAAGGGTTGTGAGATCTGGCAATATAGTCTCATTGGGAGACTGGATTTTAAAGATATCAATTTTGGTGATGTAAAGAAATCTCTTGAAGAACAATGGATGCTAGGAGTAGGTAAAGTAAAGTTTGTACCAATGAGTAAAGGATTTTTTATCATCAAGTTATCATCCTTGGAAGATAAGATGAAAGTTAATCGAAAAGAACCATGGTTTTTTCAACAACAAGTTCTGAAATTGCAGGAATGGTTCCCTAGTTTTGATCCAACAAAGCAGAAAACATCCCATGCTACTGTATGGGCAAAGTTTCCAGGTTTGCCGGTAGAACTATGGACAGAAGAATCTCTATTAGCAATTGCTCAAACCCTAGGTACACCTATTGTGGTTGATTCTAAAACTCTAAATCATGATTATGGATATTTTGCTTCTGTCTTAATTGATATTAATTTTGTTGAATCTGTTGCAACGGAGATTATTCTCACGTCTGGGGGGAGAAAATTCCCACAAGTTGTTGAGAATCCAAAGAAACCTTCATACTGCAAGCATTGTTCCATTATTGGGCATGCGTATGAAGACTGCAAAAATGCTCGTAAGGTCTTTAATAAGGATCCGAAGAAGCAGTCAAATACTCAAGTGAATATTGGTCAGCACGGTAAAAAGAGGAATCAAGAGCAGCAAGCGAAGGAACttaacaaacaacaacaacaaaaaggtgTAGCCGGTACGTCTAGCAATAGGGAGGATACTACAGCTAATGAGAAACAAAATGGATCGATTATTCTGCCGGCACCCCATGCAAATCATGCAATAGTAGTAAACAGGTTGGAGTCAACTGGTGCTAATGTGGTTAATCTTCTATGGGTATTGGTGAGGTGA
- the LOC113360139 gene encoding uncharacterized protein LOC113360139, whose protein sequence is MTKGYFIIKLVSTEDKECVWHGETWVIQNQQLRVFNFYPNFDPERQNTTRVTVWVSFPGLYIELWTKKILLSIAKILGKPIAIDQKTLYHDVGNYAAVTIDIDFAKMIPKRIRLKANGKEFWQYVEIQDLENIKFCTHYKFMGHKFENCLAARKILGSANAEKKYFVENVKNEKEDKTIKYAWKERFFSEREGVQSEKGNVTEVATTSNVVSKATPVQECAEDKLLKEELNNSFIEYREAQLKLISCKNDIVARKGIAARTESSPEVNVAVTQVQTGIKSGSVTSLDNQNSMLNLETQQASVAKQNSEQQRENFGKSKQTLSKPSMGHIQAVTNSESLNTNQIPGSIPNSSKPGPCQTQFWRILLCLLQS, encoded by the exons ATGACAAAAGGGTATTTCATCATAAAGTTAGTTTCAACTGAGGACAAGGAATGTGTATGGCATGGTGAGACTTGGGTGATACAGAATCAAcaacttagggttttcaatttttatCCAAACTTTGATCCGGAAAGACAGAATACTACTCGTGTTACTGTTTGGGTAAGCTTCCCTGGCTTATACATTGAGTTATGGACGAAGAAAATCCTACTATCCATTGCTAAAATTCTTGGGAAACCAATTGCTATTGATCAAAAAACTTTgtatcatgatgttggaaactatgCTGCTGTGACGATAGATATTGACTTTGCTAAGAtgattcctaaaagaattcgTTTGAAAGCAAATGGTAAGGAATTCTGGCAGTATGTTGAAATACAAGACTTAGAGAACATCAAGTTTTGTACTCACTATAAGTTTATGGGTCATAAGTTTGAGAATTGTCTTGCTGCTCGTAAGATTTTAGGAAGTgctaatgctgaaaagaaatattttgttGAAAATGTTAAGAATGAAAAAGAGGATAAAACTATCAAATATGCTTGGAAGGAG AGATTTTTTTCAGAAAGGGAAGGTGTTCAGTCCGAGAAAGGGAATGTGACAGAAGTAGCAACAACTAGTAACGTTGTTTCTAAGGCTACTCCAGTTCAAGAGTGCGCTGAGGATAAACTGTTGAAGGAAGAGCTTAATAACTCTTTTATAGAATATCGAGAAGCACAACTCAAACTGATCAGTTGTAAGAACGATATTGTTGCGAGAAAAGGTATTGCTGCACGAACTGAATCTTCTCCTGAAGTTAATGTAGCTGTTACGCAAGTTCAAACCGGGATAAAGTCAGGGTCGGTGACGTCCCTGGACAATCAAAATTCTATGCTGAATTTAGAAACTCAGCAAGCGTCCGTGGCTAAACAAAACTCTGAACAACAGCGTGAAAATTTTGGAAAATCTAAACAAACCTTGTCCAAGCCATCTATGGGTCATATTCAGGCCGTGACTAACTCCGAGAGTCTGAATACAAATCAAATTCCTGGGTCCATTCCAAACTCTTCAAAGCCAGGTCCATGCCAAACTCAATTTTGGAGAATACTTCTGTGTCTACTTCAAAGCTAG